The window CTGGAAAAATATTTGTCAGTTATTGGACAAAGCAGGGTCTCGATGTCTTTAATGGAAAGGATATTTTTAAAGTAATAAATAAAAATCAGGACAAGAACATGCTCTTTTGTGTATTTCTTCTTTGAAGGAGGGGGAAGGAGATTGTTCTTAGTATAATTATTAATCATGGTTTTTGTAAGAACTTTATCCTCTTCGTACCTCTTGGTGGAAGAGAGCTGGCTGTCCATAAAAGTAGTGACCTGATCCATGTATAGGTCTATATTGGGGATCTCCTCGGGATGAATATAATCTACACGGGAGAGGCTTTCTAAAATACTGTTCAGCATGTCGTTTGTATCAATTGTCATAATATCACCTCGATGTGTT of the Luxibacter massiliensis genome contains:
- a CDS encoding DUF1836 domain-containing protein yields the protein MTIDTNDMLNSILESLSRVDYIHPEEIPNIDLYMDQVTTFMDSQLSSTKRYEEDKVLTKTMINNYTKNNLLPPPSKKKYTKEHVLVLIFIYYFKNILSIKDIETLLCPITDKYFSSGKDIDMTKLYKEICTMEKAQIDPLKTEIKETYAKAETSFADAPEGDREYLQLFSFICSLSFDVYIKKLMIEKIIDDLPTPGERTNKK